One window from the genome of Garra rufa chromosome 1, GarRuf1.0, whole genome shotgun sequence encodes:
- the prf1.1 gene encoding perforin-1.1 has product MWAGLVIYLFLPIVQACTKGKPNECAEASFAPGSNLAGEGYDVTKMQRKGAFVINTDIWRNKDKSCTLCRNPYMEGAHQKLPTSVVDWRSSKKCNIQISSSLYQSSEELVSASTASIENNWGANLGIDIKQNKGSFISAGTNSKLAEYSMGKTKKDKYNFASQSISCSFYSYRVSSKPVLHPEFKRSLKELPKMYNLNFKTRFYKFINTYGTHYITKVTLGGSVHSVTSIRQCEIALEGLSADEVKACLDVEASASVLGKVDMKAESKHCKEDKDKTESKNSFSSRFSDRMTEVTGGHTTEPELFFSGGKDPSAYKEWLESLPQNPDVISYSLESLHELIPTKNPVRKYLRQAIHDYILEKSLWRNCTDPCNNGVKTNPNNPCVCTCRNNPGITPDCCPSKRGLSRVKVTVVRAENLWGDQTTATDGYVKVFNKHNIQVGRTDMITNNNSPYWGRTFDLGDVVLEGNDKMKLEVWDEDSKWDDDLLGTCEVPIKEGQNDNFCTLNHGLLIYKTEVICAPSLSGPSCTNYAGSPMSFQLEKVYTSRNLRPMPAEILMSKGVLLDRLYVFKNSNYSAKTIP; this is encoded by the exons ATGTGGGCCGGCCTTGTTATTTACCTCTTTCTGCCCATTGTGCAGGCATGCACTAAAGGTAAACCGAATGAATGTGCAGAGGCAAGCTTCGCCCCCGGGTCCAACCTGGCCGGAGAAGGATACGATGTGACCAAGATGCAGCGCAAGGGAGCCTTTGTCATTAACACGGACATCTGGAGGAATAAGGATAAATCGTGCACTCTTTGCAGGAACCCCTACATGGAAGGAGCACATCAAAAGCTTCCCACATCTGTGGTGGACTGGAGATCCAGCAAAAAGTGCAACATTCAAATATCAAGCTCCCTGTACCAGTCCAGCGAAGAACTGGTCAGCGCCAGCACTGCGTCCATTGAAAACAACTGGGGTGCAAATTTGGGCATAGACATTAAGCAAAATAAAGGCTCATTCATTTCGGCTGGAACTAACTCAAAGCTTGCAGAGTACTCAATGGGGAAGACCAAAAAAGACAAGTACAATTTTGCCAGTCAAAGTATTTCTTGCTCATTTTACAG CTACAGGGTCTCCAGCAAGCCTGTTCTCCATCCTGAGTTCAAGCGCTCTTTGAAAGAGCTTCCCAAGATGTACAATCTTAATTTCAAGACGCGTTTTTACAAGTTCATTAACACCTATGGAACCCATTACATCACTAAG gTAACTCTTGGTGGAAGCGTTCACTCTGTGACCAGTATCAGACAGTGTGAGATCGCTCTAGAGGGCTTAAGTGCAGATGAAGTGAAGGCATGCTTGGACGTGGAGGCAAGCGCCAGTGTTCTTGGCAAAGTCGATATGAAAGCAGAAAGTAAGCACTGTAAAGAAGACAAGGACAAAACCGAGAGTAAAAACAGCTTCTCCAGTCGCTTTAGTGACAG gaTGACCGAGGTGACCGGAGGTCACACTACAGAGCCTGAGCTCTTTTTCTCAGGAGGAAAAGACCCATCAGCTTACAAAGAATGGCTCGAGTCCCTACCACAAAACCCAGACGTGATTTCTTACTCTCTGGAGTCCCTGCACGAGCTGATCCCCACCAAAAATCCAGTACGCAAGTACCTGCGCCAAGCCATCCATGACTACATCCTGGAAAAGTCCCTCTGGAGGAACTGCACCGACCCTTGCAATAACGGCGTCAAAACCAACCCAAACAACCCATGTGTCTGCACTTGCCGCAACAATCCTGGAATCACACCAGACTGCTGCCCATCCAAGCGTGGACTTTCTCGGGTAAAGGTCACGGTTGTGAGGGCTGAAAACCTGTGGGGTGACCAAACCACAGCGACCGACGGGTACGTTAAAGTGTTCAACAAACACAACATTCAGGTTGGGCGCACTGATATGATCACGAATAACAACTCACCCTACTGGGGGAGAACCTTTGACCTGGGTGATGTTGTCCTGGAGGGAAACGACAAGATGAAACTGGAGGTGTGGGATGAAGATAGCAAATGGGACGACGATTTGCTGGGAACCTGTGAGGTACCCATAAAAGAAGGTCAGAATGACAATTTCTGCACTTTAAATCACGGTCTGCTCATCTACAAAACAGAAGTGATATGCGCCCCAAGTTTGTCAGGCCCCTCTTGCACAAACTACGCCGGTTCTCCCATGAGCTTTCAACTGGAGAAGGTATACACGTCACGAAATTTACGACCTATGCCAGCAGAAATACTAATGAGCAAGGGAGTACTTCTGGACAGGCTTTATGTGTTTAAAAATTCAAATTACAGTGCTAAAACTATTCCGTAG
- the prf1.9 gene encoding perforin 1.9 → MKSKLAMIPQVILWSGLLLYLPLPTSPACFLGKEAECQDADFAPGSDLAGEGFDITKMKRLGTFVINMRKWKLKNNTCNLCKNPFMQYKKQKLPVSVIYWRATQNCKKSLSSSVYESSESLVSSSTSSVENNWKAGLGIGNMVSKMSVMLAGTNSKLAEYSMGKTKKDKFSFIKQSTSCGYYSYRISSHSKLHPELTYEFRRLPKTYDNQTKQSYLSLVEKFGTHYIVQVKLGGTVQSVTSVQQCKATLQDLSVDEVKTCLDVEASASIMGRMSVDTAYRHCNEKKDKKLSSHSFANSFTDRLTEISGGHAQDTALLFSSKNDPGAYNQWLSSVPEKPEVISFSLQPLHILLPVKNPKHEQMRRAIRDYILQRALLRNCSTPCKAGIATNSKEPCACSCHNSPGVKANCCSSHRGLAQITVTVTRATGLWGDYFTQTDGYVKVLRNHKVFLGETPVIWNQNSPTWNWKFDLGSFVLSQFGGLRLEVWDRDNKWDDNLLGACDIQLKAGVKKDICQLNHGLLYYQTAVTCGPSLTGSSCTEYMSSPMSSHLEKIYVSRHARPIPKDVLVNMGVLLDERRFLFSQTSQPKSKTQTL, encoded by the exons ATGAAATCCAAACTTGCAATGATTCCTCAAGTTATTCTGTGGTCTGGGCTTCTTCTGTACCTTCCTCTTCCAACCAGCCCGGCATGCTTTCTGGGTAAAGAAGCAGAGTGTCAAGATGCTGATTTTGCGCCAGGATCTGACTTGGCTGGAGAGGGTTTCGACATAACCAAGATGAAACGCCTGGGGACTTTTGTCATCAACATGAGAAAGTGGAAGCTCAAGAACAACACGTGCAACCTGTGCAAAAACCCATTCATGCAGTACAAAAAGCAGAAGCTCCCAGTGTCTGTGATTTACTGGAGGGCCACCCAAAATTGCAAGAAATCATTATCCAGCTCCGTTTATGAGTCCAGCGAGTCCCTGGTCAGCTCCAGCACCTCCTCCGTAGAGAACAACTGGAAAGCCGGTCTGGGAATAGGCAACATGGTGAGTAAGATGTCGGTGATGTTGGCTGGAACTAACTCCAAACTTGCAGAGTATTCAATGGGCAAGACCAAAAAGGACAAGTTCagcttcattaaacagtctacaTCCTGCGGATACTACAG CTACAGAATTAGCAGCCACTCTAAACTTCATCCCGAGCTAACCTATGAATTCAGAAGGCTTCCAAAGACGTATGACAACCAGACAAAACAAAGCTACTTGTCACTTGTTGAAAAGTTTGGCACACATTACATTGTCCAG GTGAAACTCGGTGGAACGGTGCAATCTGTGACCAGTGTCCAACAATGCAAGGCTACTCTCCAGGACCTCAGTGTAGATGAGGTCAAAACATGTCTGGACGTCGAGGCATCCGCAAGTATAATGGGGAGGATGAGCGTAGACACGGCGTACCGTCACTGTAatgagaaaaaagacaaaaaactgaGCTCGCACAGTTTCGCTAACAGTTTTACTGACAG GTTAACTGAAATCAGTGGTGGCCACGCTCAGGACACGGCGCTTCTCTTCTCATCCAAAAATGATCCTGGTGCTTACAATCAGTGGCTCTCCTCAGTGCCAGAAAAACCAGAGGTGATTTCCTTTTCACTCCAGCCCCTCCATATATTGCTGCCAGTCAAAAACCCAAAACACGAGCAAATGCGGCGAGCCATTCGTGACTACATACTGCAGAGGGCTCTTTTGAGGAACTGCTCTACACCTTGCAAGGCCGGCATTGCAACTAACTCCAAAGAACCCTGTGCGTGCAGCTGTCACAACAGCCCTGGAGTAAAAGCAAACTGCTGCTCCTCACATCGCGGACTTGCTCAGATTACTGTAACTGTGACGAGGGCGACAGGGCTATGGGGGGACTACTTCACCCAGACCGACGGGTATGTCAAGGTCCTGAGAAATCACAAGGTCTTTCTAGGGGAAACACCGGTGATCTGGAACCAAAACTCACCGACCTGGAACTGGAAGTTTGATCTCGGCAGCTTCGTTCTCTCTCAGTTTGGGGGGTTGAGACTGGAAGTGTGGGACAGGGACAACAAGTGGGATGATAACCTCCTGGGGGCGTGCGACATACAATTGAAAGCCGGGGTAAAAAAAGACATCTGTCAACTTAACCACGGTTTGCTGTACTACCAGACGGCTGTAACCTGTGGTCCTAGTTTAACTGGCTCTTCGTGCACAGAGTATATGAGCTCTCCGATGTCCTCCCATCTAGAGAAGATATACGTGTCACGACACGCCCGGCCCATCCCCAAAGATGTGCTGGTGAACATGGGGGTGCTTTTAGATGAGCGCCGCTTCCTGTTTAGTCAAACCAGCCAGCCTAAAAGCAAAACGCAGACTTTGTAa